TCCAGACGTCGGTTCGACCGCAGCGCTCGCACTCGCGCTCCCGCGGGGGGACGATAGTTGTCATACGGCACTCTCCGTCGTGGGGGGTAATTAATCTCGCGGGCTCGACTCGTAGGCGGGGCGCAAGCACTCGACGACCGTTGACCCCCGTCCACGACCGTCCCCACGGCGAGTCGCGCCGGATCCTCGATGTGCGAACGGACATTCGTTCGGAGATAATATCACTAGAAGATCCTTGAAGCAACACTTTTTGTGACGAATGTTCACATATATCGTATGCACAGCAAAGATCCGTACACGGCGACGAAATCCCGGTACGAGTGCGTGGAGTGTCTGCACAGGGAGACGACCGACGGGACGCTCGGGGCCTGTCCGGAGTGTGGCGGACGCGTGAAGAACGTGGCAGTGCCGCGGGAGTGACGAGCGCGAAGGGGGTGAGCGGACCCGACGAAGTCGGGGCTACTCGCCGAAGTCGGGGAGGTCGTCGGGCGCCTCGTACTCGGTCTCCCACTCGATGTATTCCTCTTTGAGCACGTCACAGACCTCCTGACCGAGTTCGGTTAGACCGGCGTTGATCGCCGAGACGGTGCCCCACGAATCGAGGTCGGGGTGGATGTCCATCCGTTTCCAGTCTTCGGGGAGTCCAGGCGCGTGGTAGC
This DNA window, taken from Halosimplex litoreum, encodes the following:
- a CDS encoding rubrerythrin-like domain-containing protein codes for the protein MHSKDPYTATKSRYECVECLHRETTDGTLGACPECGGRVKNVAVPRE